Proteins from one Bacteroides zhangwenhongii genomic window:
- a CDS encoding glycoside hydrolase family 3 N-terminal domain-containing protein, with product MKRIRRYIRTLIIVSILFFTTLIVKAQQTLPYQNPQLSVEERVNDLLGRMTLEEKIGQITHLHSYKVFDGQELNPNKLEVTCGNIGYGFFEGFPLTASHCRKNFRRIQEYLIKHTRLGIPGFSVAESLHGVVHEGTTIYPQNIALGSTFNPELAYAKTKHISGELNTMGVKQVLSPCIDVARELRWGRVEESFGEDPFLCSAMAVAEVRGYMDHGISPMLKHYGPHGNPSGGLNLASVDCGVRDLFDIYLKPFETVLAQNRVMAVMSSYNAWNRVPNSASHFMLTEILRNKFGFRGYVYSDWGVVAMLKSFHKTAGDDFEAARQALEAGLDVEASSPCFETLAKQVKNGNFDIRYINQAVKRVLRAKFESGLFEDPFQEKASYHLPLRAKESIQLSRQIADESTVLLKNEGDLLPLDCTKLKSIAVIGPNADCVQFGDYTWSKNQSDGITPLQGIRNLLGKRVKINYAKGCSLASMDTTLITEAVKAVHDSEIALVFVGSSSTAFVRHSNEPSTSGEGIDLSDISLTGAQEQLIRSVCATGKPVVVVLVAGKPFAIPYIKEKVPAILAQWYAGEQAGNSIADILFGKVNPSGKLPFSFPQSTGHLPTYYNYLPTDKGYYKEPGTYTSPGRDYVFSSPAPLWAFGHGLSYTRFEYVQATTDKTSYQPHDTIRISVKVKNSGELTGKEVVQIYIHDVVSTVMTPVKQLKGFKKIELQPGEEKLVQLKVPVHELYLTSNFGDRYLEPGKFEIQVGTSSDEIYYKLPVWVGNKPISLEENSLSKAPVITTGKIIRIEGIVRDVQATPIAGVKVKTINSEEEVMTDAKGSYSLPAHSDDILLFSKKGYASQKVRASGQHKINIQMMKENF from the coding sequence ATGAAACGTATAAGAAGGTATATTCGTACATTGATTATAGTCAGTATCTTGTTCTTTACGACCCTGATAGTGAAAGCACAGCAAACGCTTCCCTATCAAAATCCGCAACTGTCCGTAGAAGAACGAGTGAACGACTTGTTAGGTCGGATGACTTTGGAAGAGAAAATAGGGCAGATTACCCATCTCCATTCGTACAAAGTATTTGACGGACAAGAACTAAATCCGAATAAGTTAGAAGTAACATGTGGCAACATAGGATACGGGTTCTTTGAGGGTTTTCCACTCACAGCCTCACATTGTCGCAAAAACTTCCGCCGGATACAAGAATATCTGATAAAGCACACACGTTTAGGCATTCCCGGATTCTCGGTTGCGGAGTCTCTTCATGGAGTAGTCCATGAAGGGACTACTATCTATCCGCAGAACATTGCATTAGGAAGCACTTTTAACCCTGAATTGGCGTATGCGAAAACCAAACATATTTCCGGTGAGCTGAACACGATGGGAGTTAAACAAGTACTCTCCCCCTGTATTGATGTAGCACGTGAATTACGCTGGGGACGAGTTGAGGAGTCTTTCGGAGAAGATCCTTTTCTTTGTTCTGCTATGGCAGTAGCGGAGGTGCGAGGGTATATGGATCATGGAATCTCCCCTATGCTAAAACATTACGGCCCTCATGGCAATCCATCAGGAGGATTAAACTTAGCTTCTGTTGACTGTGGGGTTCGTGATTTATTCGACATATATCTGAAACCTTTTGAAACGGTTCTTGCACAAAACCGCGTGATGGCAGTCATGTCAAGCTATAACGCTTGGAATCGAGTTCCCAATTCAGCTTCACATTTCATGTTAACGGAAATTCTTCGAAACAAATTTGGTTTCCGAGGGTATGTATATTCTGATTGGGGAGTAGTGGCTATGTTAAAATCATTCCATAAAACTGCAGGTGATGATTTTGAAGCTGCCCGTCAAGCTTTAGAAGCAGGTCTTGACGTGGAAGCCTCCAGTCCTTGTTTTGAAACATTAGCAAAGCAGGTGAAGAATGGAAACTTTGACATTCGTTACATAAATCAAGCTGTGAAACGTGTATTACGGGCTAAATTTGAATCAGGTTTGTTTGAGGACCCTTTTCAAGAGAAAGCTTCCTATCATCTTCCGTTGCGTGCAAAAGAAAGTATACAGCTTTCTCGTCAGATCGCTGATGAATCTACAGTATTATTGAAGAACGAAGGAGATTTACTACCTTTGGATTGCACAAAACTAAAATCTATCGCGGTAATCGGGCCTAATGCCGATTGTGTGCAATTCGGAGATTATACATGGAGTAAAAACCAAAGTGACGGCATCACGCCACTCCAAGGCATACGAAATCTGCTCGGAAAACGGGTGAAAATAAATTACGCAAAAGGATGTTCGTTAGCGTCAATGGATACGACATTGATAACGGAGGCTGTTAAAGCTGTTCACGATAGTGAGATTGCTCTAGTATTTGTAGGAAGTTCCAGTACGGCATTTGTGCGCCACAGTAATGAACCCTCGACAAGTGGAGAGGGAATAGACCTTAGTGATATTTCCCTAACAGGAGCGCAGGAACAACTCATCCGTTCCGTATGCGCGACAGGCAAACCTGTTGTTGTGGTTTTGGTAGCCGGCAAACCATTTGCCATACCCTATATAAAAGAAAAAGTACCCGCTATATTGGCTCAATGGTATGCTGGAGAACAGGCTGGAAACTCCATTGCTGATATTCTGTTTGGCAAAGTTAATCCTTCTGGAAAACTGCCATTCTCTTTTCCTCAAAGTACAGGTCATTTGCCTACTTATTATAATTATCTTCCTACTGACAAAGGATACTATAAAGAACCTGGCACATATACCTCTCCGGGACGAGATTATGTTTTTTCAAGTCCTGCCCCCTTATGGGCGTTTGGACATGGATTAAGTTATACCCGCTTTGAATACGTGCAAGCCACTACTGATAAAACAAGCTATCAGCCTCATGACACAATACGCATATCCGTAAAAGTAAAAAATAGTGGAGAATTAACGGGAAAAGAAGTTGTTCAGATATATATTCACGATGTGGTTAGCACGGTCATGACACCGGTCAAACAACTGAAGGGGTTTAAAAAGATAGAACTACAACCAGGCGAGGAAAAGCTGGTGCAGCTAAAAGTACCTGTACATGAACTTTACTTGACTAGTAATTTCGGAGACCGATATTTGGAACCTGGTAAGTTCGAAATCCAAGTAGGCACTTCTTCAGACGAAATATATTATAAATTACCAGTATGGGTAGGCAATAAGCCTATTTCTTTAGAGGAAAACAGTTTGTCAAAAGCCCCCGTAATAACCACCGGTAAAATTATACGCATAGAAGGAATTGTTCGTGATGTCCAAGCTACACCAATAGCCGGAGTGAAAGTAAAAACTATAAATTCTGAAGAGGAAGTTATGACTGATGCAAAGGGATCTTATTCCTTACCAGCACATTCAGATGATATTCTCTTGTTCTCCAAAAAAGGCTATGCGAGCCAAAAAGTACGGGCAAGCGGACAACATAAGATCAACATACAAATGATGAAAGAAAACTTTTAA
- a CDS encoding RagB/SusD family nutrient uptake outer membrane protein, which yields MKKYIIVLFSLLALSTSCTDYLDKQPDDMKTDEMVWSSRMETEKYLANCYGGIPTGHLHQHEPWVGAADECNITWNFYQADNFNRGDWTPSSELVCDRYARFYQAIRATLTFENNVDRCGELSSELKTRYKAEVRFLRGYYYYLLLRQYGPVVLIKELLPSETDFANMQRAPYDECVEYICQMMDLAAYDLPMHYWDDQTRLGRPNKLVCLAVKAIVRNLAASPQFNGNAEYANFKNHDGTPLINTTYSEQKWKDAAAAAKAVIDMAEKYPDTRLKLYRNDENGDTEFNPYKSCVDVQLKAWNCEIIWARSEGQYDDTFQRSWMVHNTPGPHCLGGVSPTLRLVDAFLMKNGKPIDVAGSGYVEKGFAADGGDNWNPNGYDITSEEGRKGIIADIRDSKAWGHWKGDWNMFCNREPRFYAAILYNHRVIPSLSDDKNIRNEWSTGRQKDGFGRAELYLGGAARPSINYANYSKTGMLVFKRNDPQADMYNRAYPQNYACTYIRYAEILLDYIEALSNYDPTNADIRKYWDQIRKRAGVESAFVATPEIASDPALMHEYIIRERQIELCFEGDRYFTTRRLWKAHTPDKIVTDPVTGEEKDGRIYGDGGSMWGMNVDAGDVGSNDFNFEGFYKRAVFEKRVFNKEYYLFPIPQKEMDKCPGLVQNPWWSGNTAN from the coding sequence ATGAAAAAATATATTATAGTTTTATTTAGTTTGTTGGCATTGTCGACTAGTTGTACTGACTACTTGGACAAACAGCCCGATGATATGAAAACAGATGAAATGGTTTGGAGTTCCCGCATGGAAACGGAGAAGTATCTGGCCAATTGTTATGGAGGAATTCCCACAGGGCATTTGCATCAACATGAACCTTGGGTTGGGGCAGCCGATGAATGTAATATAACCTGGAATTTCTATCAGGCGGATAACTTCAACAGAGGTGACTGGACACCCTCCAGCGAATTGGTGTGTGATAGATACGCTCGTTTTTATCAAGCTATTCGTGCTACTTTGACATTTGAGAACAATGTAGATCGTTGCGGCGAACTAAGTAGCGAGTTGAAAACACGTTATAAAGCTGAGGTCCGTTTTCTACGTGGATATTATTATTATCTTCTTCTTCGTCAATATGGTCCGGTAGTGTTAATTAAAGAATTGCTCCCTTCGGAAACAGATTTTGCAAATATGCAGCGTGCCCCCTATGATGAATGCGTAGAATATATTTGCCAAATGATGGACTTAGCAGCTTATGACCTACCGATGCATTATTGGGATGACCAGACCCGTTTGGGACGACCGAACAAATTGGTTTGTCTAGCAGTAAAAGCAATTGTACGTAATTTGGCCGCCTCTCCTCAATTTAATGGTAATGCGGAATATGCCAACTTCAAGAATCATGATGGTACCCCACTTATTAATACTACTTACAGTGAACAGAAGTGGAAAGATGCGGCAGCCGCAGCAAAAGCCGTCATAGATATGGCAGAGAAATATCCGGACACTCGTTTGAAACTATACCGGAATGATGAGAATGGGGATACAGAGTTTAATCCGTATAAATCATGTGTGGATGTTCAACTAAAGGCTTGGAATTGTGAGATAATATGGGCCAGGTCAGAAGGACAATATGATGATACATTTCAGCGGTCATGGATGGTACACAATACACCCGGTCCTCACTGTTTGGGTGGAGTAAGTCCCACTTTACGACTGGTAGATGCTTTTCTGATGAAAAACGGAAAGCCTATCGATGTGGCCGGTTCCGGTTATGTTGAAAAAGGATTTGCGGCTGACGGTGGAGATAATTGGAATCCCAACGGATATGATATTACTTCCGAAGAAGGTCGTAAAGGTATCATAGCAGACATCCGTGATAGTAAGGCATGGGGGCATTGGAAAGGTGACTGGAATATGTTCTGCAATCGTGAGCCTCGTTTCTATGCAGCTATCCTATATAATCACAGAGTGATACCTAGTCTGTCGGATGATAAAAACATTCGTAACGAATGGAGTACTGGAAGACAAAAAGATGGTTTCGGACGTGCAGAATTATATTTAGGAGGAGCAGCTCGTCCATCTATTAATTATGCGAACTACTCTAAAACGGGTATGTTAGTATTCAAGCGTAACGACCCGCAGGCAGATATGTATAACCGTGCTTATCCTCAAAACTATGCTTGCACTTACATACGCTATGCTGAAATCTTGTTAGACTATATAGAAGCGTTAAGTAATTATGATCCTACCAATGCGGACATTCGTAAATATTGGGATCAAATTCGTAAAAGAGCAGGTGTGGAAAGCGCGTTTGTCGCTACTCCTGAAATAGCTTCTGACCCAGCTTTAATGCATGAATACATTATTCGTGAACGTCAGATTGAGCTTTGTTTTGAAGGTGACCGTTATTTCACAACTCGTCGTCTTTGGAAAGCCCACACACCGGATAAAATTGTAACAGATCCTGTGACCGGTGAAGAAAAAGACGGTCGAATATATGGTGATGGAGGCAGTATGTGGGGAATGAATGTTGATGCTGGTGATGTAGGTTCAAATGATTTCAATTTTGAAGGTTTCTATAAACGTGCTGTTTTTGAAAAAAGGGTATTCAATAAAGAGTACTATTTATTCCCTATTCCGCAAAAAGAAATGGATAAGTGTCCGGGATTGGTTCAGAATCCATGGTGGAGTGGTAATACTGCTAATTAA
- a CDS encoding DUF5000 domain-containing lipoprotein, with the protein MKKIYLYAILATFASMSMLTSCDADAEFETEVPVNPVMRPIISLTAMEQEDIFEGVIDDNKRTIKLEVEAWTDLSNMTVNLNIPKRATLISPSSPEGVWDLTQPVNVVINNIERDVTYTVTAKKKAEFIEKPLVSLVAKAGGETATGEIDYTNHTIKLNFGPWVDLSETTLTIEVKPHVKLVDPIALETVCDFSETKTKSIIVNDVQKDVTYNLVVTQTELVSTLVDYTTLKEYKLDNDANIVDSSLGLGTTDFAKLIDGKYMSSPSDYGAVGWSPFACQYNGAADATFLTVDAGKMMYLAKFSAHRYWNEANTQVTKFDLYGYCQEGEPAKNGSLDGWTLLGSYNYNPDSPSNFAEGDCITIEKEQAKQARYYRVNAKETWFVHSGSPDDWRARVYTFTEFRFWEYK; encoded by the coding sequence ATGAAGAAAATATATTTATACGCAATACTCGCTACATTTGCAAGTATGTCAATGCTGACTTCTTGTGATGCGGATGCGGAGTTTGAAACAGAAGTTCCCGTGAATCCTGTAATGCGTCCTATCATCAGCTTGACGGCAATGGAACAAGAAGATATTTTTGAAGGTGTCATTGATGACAATAAACGTACTATTAAATTGGAAGTCGAAGCTTGGACTGATTTGTCAAATATGACTGTTAATTTGAATATACCGAAACGAGCTACACTTATATCTCCGTCAAGCCCGGAAGGTGTATGGGACTTAACCCAACCGGTAAATGTTGTGATAAACAATATCGAAAGAGATGTGACTTATACAGTAACGGCTAAGAAAAAGGCGGAGTTTATTGAAAAACCTCTTGTAAGTCTGGTGGCAAAAGCAGGCGGTGAGACTGCTACAGGAGAAATTGATTATACTAATCACACAATTAAATTAAATTTTGGTCCTTGGGTGGATTTATCAGAAACGACACTGACTATTGAAGTGAAACCACATGTGAAATTAGTAGATCCTATTGCTTTGGAAACGGTATGCGACTTTAGTGAAACTAAAACGAAATCTATCATTGTAAATGATGTACAGAAAGATGTTACTTACAATTTAGTGGTAACTCAGACCGAATTAGTCTCTACTTTGGTAGACTATACAACACTTAAAGAATATAAATTGGATAATGATGCAAATATTGTTGATAGTAGTCTTGGACTAGGTACAACTGATTTTGCTAAACTAATTGACGGTAAATATATGTCGTCTCCGTCCGATTATGGGGCTGTAGGATGGAGTCCTTTTGCTTGCCAATATAATGGTGCGGCAGATGCAACATTCCTAACAGTCGATGCTGGTAAAATGATGTATCTAGCAAAATTTAGTGCACATCGTTATTGGAATGAAGCAAATACCCAAGTTACCAAATTTGATCTTTATGGTTATTGTCAAGAAGGAGAACCTGCAAAGAATGGTTCTTTAGATGGTTGGACATTACTCGGCAGCTATAATTATAATCCAGATTCCCCAAGTAATTTTGCTGAAGGAGATTGTATTACAATTGAAAAGGAACAGGCCAAACAAGCCCGTTATTATCGAGTAAATGCCAAAGAAACCTGGTTTGTGCATTCTGGTTCCCCTGATGATTGGAGAGCTCGTGTTTATACTTTTACCGAATTCCGATTCTGGGAATATAAATAA
- a CDS encoding DUF4855 domain-containing protein yields MRKFIKFSVLLLCSLMALCVSCSSSDGPSDDKEVPPTPPVNPGELYPWEENRTALLNSTDMVLIYGGGHHREPYDWDVDRISSYVTYKDKAGTEHWLFDAFLFLELKDTGNGGTNKTYTYENQEGLDAANQKDWKRLVDYYFASSTGLGALNRAISNAQKRLGTPKTKHRVVIAIPEPVTHKTPANENSTTVYWGNLDGHIMDFSIAQDRVDACKWYIDYVRSKFNEMQYQNIELAGFYWLAETAGTTRDIISKVGVYVNQFKYSFNWIPYRGAEGHDRWETLGFNNAYYQPNYFFNTEQSYAVLEETCKTAKRENLDMEFEFDYRVLANNSEHNIYYPRMKDYMKAFKTHQIWDTKRLAYYEGGGNLLSLKSSANEADQALYHEFCEFVITRPIRSK; encoded by the coding sequence ATGAGAAAATTTATCAAATTCAGTGTACTTTTATTATGCTCTTTGATGGCATTATGTGTTTCATGTTCTTCTTCTGACGGTCCATCAGACGATAAAGAAGTTCCCCCTACTCCTCCGGTAAATCCGGGTGAGCTCTATCCATGGGAAGAGAATCGCACAGCACTTTTGAATTCCACTGATATGGTTCTTATTTATGGAGGAGGACATCACAGGGAACCTTATGATTGGGATGTAGACAGAATAAGTTCTTATGTAACTTATAAAGATAAGGCTGGAACAGAGCACTGGCTCTTCGACGCCTTTTTGTTTCTGGAATTGAAAGACACAGGTAATGGAGGAACCAATAAAACCTACACTTACGAAAATCAAGAAGGTCTGGATGCAGCCAATCAAAAGGATTGGAAAAGATTGGTTGATTATTATTTTGCAAGTAGTACCGGACTGGGAGCATTGAATCGTGCCATATCAAATGCACAAAAGCGTTTGGGAACCCCAAAAACGAAACATAGAGTAGTCATTGCCATTCCGGAACCGGTAACTCACAAGACACCGGCAAATGAAAATTCGACTACCGTATATTGGGGAAACTTGGATGGACATATCATGGATTTTTCCATCGCACAAGATCGGGTAGATGCTTGTAAATGGTACATAGACTATGTCCGCAGCAAATTCAACGAGATGCAGTATCAGAATATAGAATTGGCAGGCTTCTATTGGTTGGCGGAAACAGCTGGAACTACCAGAGATATTATATCTAAAGTAGGAGTTTACGTCAACCAATTCAAATATAGTTTCAACTGGATACCTTATCGTGGGGCAGAAGGACATGATAGATGGGAAACTTTGGGATTCAACAATGCTTACTACCAGCCTAACTATTTCTTTAATACAGAACAGTCATACGCTGTCCTAGAAGAAACTTGTAAAACAGCGAAAAGGGAAAATTTGGATATGGAATTTGAGTTTGATTATCGGGTGTTAGCAAATAATTCAGAACACAATATTTATTATCCCCGTATGAAAGACTATATGAAAGCATTTAAAACTCATCAAATATGGGACACTAAACGCCTAGCATATTATGAAGGCGGTGGAAACCTTCTTTCATTAAAGAGCTCTGCCAATGAAGCTGATCAAGCACTGTATCATGAATTCTGCGAATTTGTGATTACCCGTCCTATTCGTTCCAAATAA
- a CDS encoding SusC/RagA family TonB-linked outer membrane protein, with protein MMKETSNVSPTDNSVRGTIIDEKGVPLPGVSVAIKGTSTGVISDINGYYIINAKAGDILVFSFVGFKSQEITVGKKPALDIVMKEDVHELEETVIVGMGKQRKASVIGSISSVSIKELEVPQRNLTNALSGRIAGAVVVQRSGEPGQDNADFWVRGISSFGANQKPLVLVDGVERDMSDLSIEEVESISILKDASATAVYGVRAANGVVLVTTRKGVAQKPVIEVKLETGFSDLPTMPKLLDGANYALLANEALGTENYTPEYIDNLRNGTNPFLYPNVNWMDQLFRKYSTNTNAAINIRGGGERARYYISASFIEDNGNLKNNPEADYKSNISLRRYNFRSNIDLTLTKTTNLSLEIGANMTDMHQPGLGNEYVDNRWFSPVELLYYYSYLSNPLSAPVRVPIGKDAFGNTEWGWGAPSQVGEVNPAERLFGSGYNKSFRSQIMSQITLKQDLSFLLKGLDIQASFSFDANNQTIQNRRKNSSTYNITGVDDETGEFQVAEITKGNEFLGYNVTPSSNRAEELKVQLNYNQIFNEAHRVGAMAMYYQRDYVDQTAGSSIKSLPYKKQGLALRTTYAFKDRYFAEFNMGYNGSENFPKGKRFGLFPAGALGYLISNESFWPFKAVNVLKIRGSVGLVGSESLPDNMRFGYLSYFGEGLGGYYFGMAPSFHEGIGEDQIGVADLTWEKGFKKDIGIELKMFDSMVSLDLDYFHEKRSDILIQRQSVPATMGVIKQPFANMGVMVNQGIDGTLEFNHSIGDFRYKLYGNFTYTHNEIKEMDEAQKKYAYRMQTGHRYGQHFGLIALGLFQDQKEINESPEQKFGDVRPGDVKYLDYNEDGVVDEDDKCPIGYSSVPEIVYGFGAQLFWKGFDFGIFFRGQAHVTYGLGGDTFIPFNKGVGKGNLFEKALDRWTEDNPNPNAFYPRLSNGASSNNWQSSTRTIYNGRLLRLADLELGYTFKKSWIAPIGMKSLRIYCLANNVALFAPWDMWDPETASFNGSKYPLPRKVNIGIRASF; from the coding sequence ATGATGAAAGAGACATCAAACGTTTCTCCAACCGACAATTCTGTTCGTGGAACAATTATTGATGAGAAAGGTGTTCCTCTACCCGGTGTCAGTGTCGCAATTAAAGGCACATCCACCGGTGTGATTTCAGATATTAACGGTTATTACATTATTAACGCAAAAGCAGGAGATATTCTGGTATTCTCGTTTGTAGGCTTCAAATCGCAAGAAATCACAGTCGGTAAGAAACCGGCTCTTGACATCGTAATGAAAGAAGATGTACACGAACTGGAAGAAACGGTTATTGTCGGTATGGGTAAACAACGGAAAGCCAGCGTTATAGGTTCTATCTCTTCTGTTTCAATAAAAGAACTGGAAGTACCGCAACGAAATCTGACTAACGCTCTTTCCGGACGTATTGCCGGTGCAGTGGTCGTACAACGTTCAGGTGAACCAGGACAAGACAATGCTGATTTCTGGGTACGTGGTATTTCTTCGTTCGGAGCTAATCAAAAACCATTAGTATTAGTTGACGGAGTGGAACGGGATATGTCTGATTTGTCAATTGAAGAAGTAGAATCCATTTCTATCTTGAAAGATGCATCGGCAACGGCAGTATATGGTGTGCGCGCAGCCAATGGAGTTGTATTAGTAACTACCCGTAAGGGGGTTGCCCAAAAACCGGTCATAGAAGTAAAATTGGAAACAGGTTTCTCCGATCTCCCGACAATGCCGAAGTTATTGGACGGGGCCAATTACGCATTGCTAGCCAATGAAGCATTGGGTACTGAAAATTATACTCCGGAATACATTGACAATTTGCGAAATGGAACCAATCCTTTTCTATATCCGAATGTAAACTGGATGGATCAACTTTTCCGCAAGTATTCAACTAATACGAATGCAGCTATCAATATTCGTGGAGGTGGTGAAAGAGCACGTTATTATATTAGTGCCAGTTTTATAGAAGATAACGGTAACTTGAAAAATAATCCGGAAGCCGATTACAAATCAAACATTTCACTTCGTCGATATAACTTTCGTTCAAACATTGATTTGACATTGACTAAAACAACCAATTTATCATTGGAAATTGGTGCTAATATGACAGATATGCATCAACCCGGTTTAGGAAATGAGTATGTAGATAACAGATGGTTCAGTCCTGTTGAATTACTTTATTACTATTCCTATTTATCCAATCCGTTATCCGCTCCGGTTCGAGTACCTATCGGAAAAGATGCGTTTGGCAATACAGAATGGGGTTGGGGAGCACCATCACAGGTCGGTGAGGTGAATCCGGCAGAACGTTTGTTTGGCTCCGGCTATAATAAATCATTCCGCTCACAAATTATGAGCCAGATTACATTAAAACAAGACTTGAGCTTCTTATTAAAAGGCCTTGATATACAAGCTTCTTTCTCTTTCGATGCCAATAATCAGACCATACAGAACAGACGTAAAAATTCTTCTACCTATAACATAACGGGAGTTGACGATGAAACCGGAGAATTTCAAGTAGCGGAAATTACCAAAGGAAATGAATTCTTGGGATACAATGTAACTCCATCCAGTAACCGCGCCGAGGAACTGAAAGTGCAATTGAATTACAATCAGATTTTTAATGAAGCACACCGTGTCGGTGCAATGGCGATGTATTATCAGCGTGACTACGTAGACCAGACTGCCGGATCGTCTATCAAATCATTACCTTATAAGAAGCAAGGTCTGGCTTTAAGAACAACTTATGCTTTCAAAGACCGTTACTTTGCTGAATTTAATATGGGATATAATGGTTCGGAGAACTTTCCGAAAGGAAAACGTTTTGGTCTATTCCCGGCAGGAGCATTAGGGTATTTGATATCCAATGAGTCTTTCTGGCCTTTTAAAGCTGTTAATGTATTAAAAATCAGAGGCTCTGTTGGTCTGGTAGGTTCCGAATCATTGCCTGACAATATGCGTTTCGGTTATCTGTCATATTTTGGTGAAGGTTTAGGAGGATACTATTTCGGTATGGCCCCTAGCTTTCACGAAGGTATAGGAGAAGACCAAATCGGGGTAGCTGATCTAACTTGGGAGAAAGGTTTTAAGAAAGATATCGGTATTGAACTGAAAATGTTCGATAGCATGGTTTCTCTGGATCTTGACTATTTCCACGAAAAACGTTCCGATATTCTTATTCAACGTCAGTCTGTTCCTGCAACCATGGGAGTCATCAAACAGCCCTTTGCTAATATGGGTGTAATGGTGAATCAAGGTATAGACGGTACGTTGGAATTTAACCATTCAATTGGAGATTTCCGTTATAAACTCTATGGAAACTTCACCTACACTCATAATGAAATTAAAGAAATGGATGAAGCTCAGAAGAAATATGCATACCGTATGCAAACGGGACATCGTTACGGACAGCATTTTGGGCTAATTGCCTTAGGATTATTTCAAGACCAAAAAGAGATCAATGAAAGTCCTGAACAGAAATTCGGTGATGTACGTCCAGGTGATGTAAAATATTTGGATTATAACGAAGATGGCGTAGTAGATGAAGATGATAAATGTCCGATCGGTTATTCAAGTGTTCCGGAAATTGTGTATGGTTTTGGAGCTCAGCTTTTCTGGAAAGGATTCGACTTCGGTATTTTCTTCAGAGGACAGGCACATGTTACTTACGGTCTAGGAGGGGATACATTCATTCCATTCAATAAAGGAGTAGGGAAAGGTAACTTATTTGAAAAAGCACTTGATCGTTGGACGGAAGATAATCCTAATCCCAATGCATTCTACCCCCGTCTGTCCAATGGGGCCTCATCCAACAATTGGCAATCATCTACGCGCACCATTTATAATGGACGTTTGCTGCGCTTGGCGGACTTGGAACTAGGATATACTTTCAAGAAAAGCTGGATTGCTCCAATTGGCATGAAATCTCTTCGCATCTATTGTTTGGCGAATAATGTTGCATTGTTTGCACCATGGGATATGTGGGACCCGGAAACAGCTTCATTTAATGGTAGCAAATATCCTCTCCCGAGAAAAGTTAATATTGGAATTAGAGCTTCTTTTTAA